In the genome of Vicia villosa cultivar HV-30 ecotype Madison, WI linkage group LG7, Vvil1.0, whole genome shotgun sequence, one region contains:
- the LOC131617718 gene encoding lysM domain receptor-like kinase 3, producing the protein MELEPTKFILSFLFLLLASKFSPTESKCSKTCDTALASYYLWYGSNLTYVSKIMQSNLVTKPEDIVSYNTDTIKNKDLVLSYTRVNVPFPCDCINDEFLGHTFQYHVGTGDTYMSVANRNYSNLTTSEWLHSFNTYPSDNIPDTGTLNVTVNCSCGNSHVSKDYGLFITYPLRIEDSLESISNKTKVNAELLQKYNPGVNFSQGSGLVYIPGKDTNGNYVPFHTSTGGLSGGIITGISLGAVAGLMLLGFFIYITCYRNKNVRNQEFLSEETSAIVEVSGNATYGTSDSLSPANIIGIRVEKSGEFSYEELANATNNFNLANKIGQGGFGEVYYAVLNGEKAAIKKMDMKASKEFLAELKVLTRVHHLNLVRLIGYCVEGSLFLVYEYIDNGNLSQHLRSSEGVPLSWTSRTKIALDSARGLEYIHEHTVPTYIHRDIKSENILLDKNFCAKVADFGLTKLIDAGSSSVPTANMAGTFGYMPPEYAYGSVSSKIDVYAFGVVLYELISAKGAVIMGGESGADLKGLVVLFDEVYDQPNPIEGFKKLVDPRLGDNYSIDSVLKMAQLAKACTESDPQQRPNMSYVVVALTTLTSTTEEWDITSIYKNPNLVNLMSGR; encoded by the exons ATGGAATTGGAACCAACCAAATTCATATTATCATTTCTATTCTTATTACTAGCCTCTAAATTTTCCCCTACAGAATCAAAATGTAGCAAAACTTGTGATACAGCTTTAGCTTCTTATTATCTATGGTATGGTTCAAATCTCACCTATGTTTCAAAAATCATGCAATCCAACCTTGTCACAAAACCCGAAGATATTGTCAGTTACAACACAGACACAATCAAAAACAAAGATTTGGTCCTATCTTACACAAGAGTGAATGTTCCATTCCCTTGTGATTGCATCAATGATGAATTTCTTGGTCACACATTTCAGTACCATGTTGGAACAGGTGATACCTATATGTCTGTTGCTAATAGGAATTACTCCAATTTGACAACTTCTGAGTGGTTGCATAGCTTCAATACCTATCCATCAGATAATATTCCTGATACTGGAACTCTGAATGTTACTGTTAATTGTTCTTGTGGGAATAGTCATGTTTCTAAGGATTATGGTTTGTTTATTACTTATCCTCTTAGAATTGAGGATTCTTTGGAATCGATTTCGAATAAGACTAAAGTTAATGCTGAGTTGTTGCAGAAGTATAACCCTGGTGTGAATTTTAGTCAAGGGAGTGGTTTGGTTTATATTCCTGGGAAAG ACACAAATGGTAACTATGTGCCTTTTCACACAAG CACTGGAG GTCTATCAGGTGGAATTATCACTGGAATATCTCTTGGAGCAGTAGCAGGATTAATGCTATTAGGATTTTTTATTTATATCACATGTTACCGAAATAAAAACGTACGGAATCAAGAGTTTCTCTCAGAAGAAACCAGCGCAATTGTTGAAGTCTCTGGTAATGCTACATATGGAACTTCAGATTCTTTGAGTCCTGCTAATATCATTGGCATTAGGGTGGAAAAATCAGGGGAGTTTTCTTATGAAGAACTAGCTAATGCTACGAATAACTTCAATTTGGCTAACAAAATCGGTCAAGGAGGTTTCGGTGAAGTCTATTACGCCGTGTTGAATGGTGAG AAAGCTGCAATAAAAAAGATGGACATGAAAGCGTCAAAAGAATTTCTAGCTGAGCTTAAGGTGTTGACGCGTGTTCATCACTTGAACTTG GTACGGTTGATTGGATATTGCGTTGAAGGATCGCTTTTCCTTGTGTACGAATACATTGATAATGGAAACTTAAGTCAACATCTTCGCAGTTCAG AAGGAGTACCTTTGTCATGGACGTCGAGGACTAAAATTGCTCTGGATTCAGCAAGAGGTCTTGAATACATTCATGAGCATACCGTGCCTACTTATATTCATCGTGACATAAAGTCCGAAAATATTTTGTTAGACAAAAACTTCTGTGCTAAG gTTGCAGATTTCGGATTAACCAAGCTGATCGATGCAGGAAGTTCATCAGTTCCTACTGCTAATATGGCAGGCACATTTGGTTACATGCCACCAGA atatgcATATGGTAGTGTTTCTTCCAAAATCGATGTATATGCTTTCGGAGTTGTTCTTTATGAACTAATTTCTGCTAAAGGAGCTGTGATAATGGGAGGTGAATCTGGTGCTGATTTAAAAGGCCTTGTAGTTTTG TTTGATGAAGTTTATGATCAACCAAATCCTATAGAAGGTTTTAAGAAACTGGTGGATCCTAGGCTTGGAGATAACTATTCAATTGATTCAGTTTTAAAG ATGGCACAACTTGCAAAAGCATGCACAGAGAGTGATCCACAACAGCGTCCAAATATGAGCTATGTTGTAGTTGCTCTGACTACATTAACTTCAACAACTGAGGAATGGGATATCACTTCTATATACAAAAATCCAAATCTTGTAAATTTAATGTCAGGAAGATAG